One Meles meles chromosome 11, mMelMel3.1 paternal haplotype, whole genome shotgun sequence DNA segment encodes these proteins:
- the LOC123952540 gene encoding olfactory receptor 1L8-like — MEKVNKTSSVSEFILLGLSSQPEDQTALFILFLTMYLVTIIGNLLIILAIHSDPQLQTPMYFFLSFLSFTDICFTTTVVPRMLVNFLSEKTISYTGCLTQMYFIYALGSTDSCLLVVMAFDRYVAICDPFHYVTTMNHHRCVLLVAFSCSFSHLHSLLHTLLLNRLTFCDSNVIYHFLCDIKPLLKLSCSSTFVNEIMIKSEGSVVLVTPFLCITFSYIKIFITVLKIPSAAGKRKAFSTCGSHLTVVTLFYGSIFYVYLQPLSTYTVRDHVATLAYTVLSSMLNPFIYTLRNKEMERGLKKLMARRKS, encoded by the coding sequence atggaaaaagtcaacaaaaccagcAGTGTCTCTGAGTTCATCCTCCTGGGACTCTCCTCCCAGCCTGAAGACCAGACAGCACTCTTTATCCTCTTCCTCACCATGTACCTGGTCACCATAATTGGGAACCTACTCATCATCCTGGCCATCCACTCTGATCCCCAGCTCCAGACCCCCATGTATTTCTTCTTGAGTTTCCTGTCCTTCACTGACATTTGCTTTACAACAACCGTTGTCCCCAGGATGCTTGTGAACTTCCTGTCAGAGAAGACCATCTCCTATACTGGGTGTCTGACACAGATGTATTTCATTTATGCTCTGGGCAGCACTGACAGCTGCCTTCTGGTGGTCATGGCctttgaccgctatgtggccatctgtgaCCCCTTCCACTATGTCACCACCATGAACCACCACCGCTGTGTCCTGCTGGTGGCCTTTTCCTGCTCATTTTCTCACCTCCACTCACTCCTACATACACTACTACTGAATCGTCTCACTTTCTGTGACTCCAATGTTATCTATCATTTCCTCTGTGACATCAAGCCTTTGCTAAAATTGTCCTGCTCTTCCACATTTGTCAATGAAATCATGATAAAGTCAGAAGGTTCTGTTGTTTTGGTCACCCCCTTTCTGTGCATTACTTTCTCTTACATAAAAATTTTCATCACAGTTCTCAAGATTCCCTCAGCTGCTGGGAAACGCaaagccttctccacctgtgGCTCTCACCTCACCGTGGTAACTCTCTTCTATGGAAGCATCTTCTATGTCTATTTACAGCCCTTGTCCACATACACTGTTAGAGATCATGTGGCAACACTTGCCTACACAGTTCTGTCCTCCATGCTGAATCCTTTTATctatactctgagaaacaaagagatggaaaggggCCTGAAGAAGCTGATGGCCAGGAGAAAGTCCTAG
- the LOC123953406 gene encoding olfactory receptor 1L8-like produces the protein MARVNHTSSVSEFILLGLSSRPEDQTPLFILFLTMYLVTIIGNLLIILAIHSDPQLQTPMYFFLSFLSFTDICFTTTVVPRMLVNFLSEKTISYAGCLTQMYFIYALGNTDSCLLAVMAFDRYVAICDPFHYVTTMNHHRCVLLVAFSCSLPHLHSLLHTLLLNRLIFCDSNVIHHFLCDLSPLMKLSCSPTFVNEIVILSEGSIVLGTPFLCITFSYLRILIAVLKIPSAAGKRKAFSTCGSHLTVVTLFYGSIFYVYLQPLSTYTARDHIATLVYTVLSSMLNPFIYSLRNRDLKQGLRKLMCRRKSQAAPS, from the coding sequence ATGGCAAGAGTCAACCACACCAGCAGTGTCTCTGAGTTCATTCTCCTGGGACTCTCCTCCAGGCCTGAAGACCAGACACCACTCTTTATCCTCTTCCTCACCATGTACCTGGTCACCATAATCGGGAACCTACTCATCATCCTGGCCATCCACTCTGACCCCCAGCTCCAGACCCCCATGTATTTCTTCTTGAGTTTCCTGTCCTTCACTGACATTTGCTTTACAACAACCGTTGTCCCCAGGATGCTTGTGAACTTCCTGTCAGAGAAGACCATCTCCTATGCTGGGTGTCTGACACAGATGTATTTCATTTATGCTCTGGGCAACACTGACAGCTGCCTTCTGGCAGTCATGGCctttgaccgctatgtggccatctgtgaCCCCTTCCACTATGTCACCACCATGAACCACCACCGCTGTGTCCTGCTGGTGGCCTTTTCCTGCTCACTTCCTCACCTCCACTCACTCCTACACACACTGCTACTGAATCGCCTCATCTTCTGTGACTCCAATGTCATCCATCacttcctctgtgacctcagtCCCCTGATGAAGTTGTCGTGCTCCCCCACTTTTGTCAATGAAATTGTGATACTGTCTGAAGGTTCTATTGTTTTGGGGACCCCCTTTCTGTGCATTACTTTCTCTTATCTTCGAATCCTCATTGCAGTTCTCAAGATCCCCTCAGCCGCTGGGAAACGCaaagccttctccacctgtgGCTCTCACCTCACCGTGGTAACTCTCTTTTATGGAAGCATCTTCTATGTCTATTTACAGCCCCTGTCCACCTACACTGCCAGGGACCACATAGCAACACTTGTCTACACAGTTCTGTCCTCCATGCTAAACCCTTTTATCTACAGTCTGAGAAACAGAGACCTGAAACAGGGCCTGAGGAAGCTGATGTGCAGGAGAAAGTCCCAGGCAGCACCCTCCTAA
- the LOC123953479 gene encoding 40S ribosomal protein S29-like: MGHQELSRSPLRKFGQGSCSCCICSNQHGLIHICSLNMCHQCFHQYVIDIGFITLD; this comes from the coding sequence atgggTCACCAAGAACTCTCCAGAAGCCCTCTGAGGAAATTTGGCCAGGGTTCTTGTTCTTGCTGCATCTGCTCAAACCAACATGGACTGATCCACATATGTAGCCTCAATATGTGCCACCAGTGTTTCCATCAGTACGTGATAGATATAGGCTTCATTACGTTGGATTAA